A region of Argentina anserina chromosome 5, drPotAnse1.1, whole genome shotgun sequence DNA encodes the following proteins:
- the LOC126795288 gene encoding uncharacterized protein LOC126795288 produces MMVAMDFDLNMLPVPEEEDKQTLESDQEQISTMSPNLERTPFGVDIARNENQERHKRMRLEQCADRSELVQMQTSISQPPPAPRTRPENYARSHDISKLPSGWLDCPPFGQDIHCMIPSKVPLDQSYNRDVPPGKRYSFKQVFKKQRHLSRKLGLVIDLTSTSRYYPTSDLVKEGIRHIKIPCKGRDSVPENHLVNRFVYEAIRFARMYPNRYILVHCTHGHNRTGYMIIHYLMRTLPMHTVIEAIQTFAKARPPGIYKPDYIDALYSFYHERKPAELVCPPTPEWKRSSELVPDGGIHQCSAAQLNESHQDMDTDIMTNDDTLGDEIPPEQQEELRLFCCQTLNQRGKYVSSRFPGAHPVSLGREKLQLLRQRYYYATWKADGTRYMMLITKDGCYLIDRKFNFRRVQMRFPCKRTNGLARNGHHYTLLDGEMVIDTEPGSQKKQRRYLIYDMMAINNCSVVKLPFHKRWKMVEEEVVQPRNEQRRVHRSTNNPNYRYDLEPFTVRRKGFWLLHTVEKLLKEFIPKLPNDADGIIFQGWDDSYVQGADEGLLKWKYPAMNSIDFLFEVGGDGRQQLFLNEKGQNKLMDGYRIRFNDSVDSFYFGKILECSWDSETREWVYMRTRTDKSSPNDINTHNKIMQSIKDNITEEVLLNEINKIIRLPTYVHKIQKDSKAAEKQTSSAR; encoded by the coding sequence ATGATGGTTGCTATGGACTTCGACTTGAATATGTTACCAGTACccgaagaagaagataagcAAACTTTGGAAAGTGATCAAGAACAAATTTCCACGATGTCACCGAACCTAGAAAGAACGCCATTTGGGGTGGATATAGCACGCAACGAGAATCAAGAGAGACATAAACGAATGAGACTAGAACAATGTGCAGATAGATCAGAACTAGTGCAGATGCAAACATCCATATCCCAACCGCCTCCTGCACCACGAACTCGACCAGAAAATTATGCCAGGTCTCATGACATATCGAAGCTACCTTCTGGGTGGTTGGATTGCCCCCCGTTTGGTCAAGACATACATTGCATGATACCTTCTAAAGTGCCACTAGATCAATCCTATAATCGTGATGTTCCTCCTggtaaaagatactcattcaAGCAAGTTTTTAAGAAACAAAGACACCTGAGTAGGAAACTAGGGTTGGTGATTGATTTGACCAGCACATCGCGTTACTATCCAACCTCTGATCTGGTGAAAGAGGGTATTAGGCATATCAAGATTCCATGCAAGGGGCGCGATTCTGTACCCGAAAACCATTTGGTGAATAGGTTTGTCTATGAGGCCATACGATTCGCAAGGATGTACCCAAATAGGTATATCCTTGTGCATTGTACACATGGACACAATCGAACAGGGTATATGATCATACATTACTTGATGCGGACGCTACCGATGCATACAGTCATTGAGGCCATACAAACATTTGCCAAAGCGCGCCCACCGGGTATATATAAACCCGACTACATTGATGCTCTATACTCATTCTATCATGAAAGGAAGCCTGCAGAACTTGTATGCCCACCAACGCCCGAGTGGAAGAGATCTTCAGAATTGGTTCCAGATGGTGGCATTCATCAATGTTCAGCAGCTCAGTTGAATGAAAGTCATCAGGATATGGATACAGATATAATGACAAATGATGATACCTTGGGTGATGAGATACCTCCTGAACAGCAAGAGGAGTTGCGGTTGTTCTGCTGCCAAACTCTTAACCAGCGCGGGAAGTATGTAAGCTCGAGATTCCCAGGGGCACATCCAGTTTCTCTCGGCAGAGAAAAGCTGCAGCTGTTGAGGCAGAGGTACTACTATGCGACCTGGAAAGCTGATGGGACACGATACATGATGTTAATAACCAAGGATGGCTGTTACTTAATTGATAGaaaattcaattttagaaGAGTTCAAATGAGGTTTCCTTGCAAACGCACAAATGGTTTAGCTAGGAATGGCCACCACTACACGTTACTAGACGGGGAGATGGTGATTGATACTGAGCCAGGTTCACAGAAGAAGCAGAGAAGATACCTAATTTATGACATGATGGCAATCAACAACTGTTCTGTGGTAAAGTTACCTTTTCATAAACGGTGGAAGATGGTTGAGGAAGAAGTAGTTCAGCCCCGGAATGAGCAGCGTCGAGTTCACCGAAGTACGAATAATCCTAACTACAGATATGACTTGGAACCATTCACGGTGAGGAGGAAGGGGTTTTGGTTGCTCCATACGGTTGAGAAGCTTCTGAAAGAGTTCATTCCAAAGCTCCCAAATGATGCAGATGGTATTATCTTTCAGGGTTGGGACGATTCATATGTTCAGGGAGCAGATGAAGGCCTTCTAAAATGGAAATATCCTGCTATGAACTCAATTGATTTTCTATTTGAGGTAGGTGGTGATGGCCGGCAACAGCTGTTTCTGAACGAAAAAGGACAGAATAAGCTAATGGACGGATATAGGATTAGGTTTAATGATAGTGTAgattctttttattttggaaaaattttagagtgttcttGGGATTCTGAGACAAGAGAGTGGGTCTATATGCGAACTAGGACTGATAAATCCAGTCCAAATGATATCAATACCCACAACAAGATAATGCAAAGCATAAAGGATAATATCACAGAGGAGGTCTTACTAAACGAGATAAATAAGATCATTAGATTGCCTACATATGTTCATaaaatacagaaagatagcaAAGCAGCAGAGAAGCAGACGAGTTCAGCAAGGTAG
- the LOC126793356 gene encoding 3-oxo-Delta(4,5)-steroid 5-beta-reductase → MSWWWAGAVGAAKKKLVEDEPPRTPLSVGLVIGVTGIVGNSLAEILPLSDTPGGPWKVYGVARRPRPDWNADHPVHYVQCDVSDAADAMAKLSPLTDVTHLFYVTWTSRATEADNCDANAAMLRNVLAAVVPHAPNLRHICLQTGAKHYLGPEESWGRIKPHDAPFTEDLPRLSGPNFYYTLEDVLIEEVEKKEELTWSVHRADVIFGFSPYSLMNIVGSLCVYAAICKHEGVPLRFPGTKEAWSCLWAASDADLIAEQQIWAAVDPYARNEAFNINNADVFRWKQFWKVLAENFGIEEFGFEESGERFKLEELMKGKSGVWEEIVKENQLLPTKLDEVAAWWFVDAVFTGECMFGCMNKSKEHGFVGFRNSRNSFVTWIDKVKAYKIVP, encoded by the coding sequence ATGAGCTGGTGGTGGGCCGGAGCCGTCGGCGCCGCCAAGAAGAAGCTAGTCGAAGACGAGCCGCCGCGGACGCCGCTCAGCGTCGGCCTAGTCATCGGCGTCACCGGAATAGTCGGCAACAGCCTCGCCGAAATCCTCCCTCTCTCCGACACCCCCGGCGGCCCATGGAAGGTCTACGGCGTCGCCCGCCGCCCCCGCCCCGACTGGAACGCCGACCACCCCGTCCACTACGTCCAGTGCGACGTCTCCGACGCCGCCGACGCCATGGCCAAGCTCTCCCCCTTGACCGACGTCACTCACCTCTTCTACGTCACCTGGACCAGCCGCGCCACCGAGGCCGACAACTGCGACGCCAACGCCGCCATGCTCAGGAACGTCCTCGCCGCCGTGGTCCCCCACGCGCCGAATCTGAGGCACATATGCCTCCAGACCGGAGCCAAGCACTACCTCGGGCCGGAGGAGTCTTGGGGGCGGATCAAGCCGCACGACGCGCCGTTCACGGAGGATCTGCCGCGCCTGAGCGGACCTAACTTCTACTACACGCTTGAGGATGTGTTGATCGAAGaggtggagaagaaggaggagcTGACGTGGTCGGTGCACCGGGCTGATGTCATTTTCGGGTTTTCGCCATATAGCCTGATGAACATTGTGGGCAGTCTATGTGTTTATGCTGCTATATGCAAACATGAGGGAGTTCCGTTGCGATTTCCGGGCACTAAGGAGGCCTGGAGCTGCTTATGGGCTGCTTCTGATGCCGATTTGATCGCCGAGCAGCAGATATGGGCTGCGGTGGATCCTTATGCAAGAAATGAGGCCTTTAATATCAACAATGCCGATGTTTTCAGGTGGAAGCAATTCTGGAAGGTGCTGGCCGAGAATTTCGGGATAGAggagtttggatttgaggaGAGTGGGGAGAGGTTCAAGTTGGAGGAGTTGATGAAGGGGAAGAGTGGTGTGTGGGAGGAGATTGTGAAGGAGAATCAGTTGTTGCCGACGAAGCTGGATGAGGTTGCGGCATGGTGGTTTGTGGATGCTGTGTTTACTGGGGAGTGTATGTTTGGTTGTATGAACAAGAGTAAAGAACATGGCTTTGTGGGGTTCAGGAACTCTAGGAATTCCTTTGTTACTTGGATTGACAAAGTGAAAGCTTACAAGATTGTGCCCTGA